The sequence CCAGGGCATTCGCATTGGCCTGCTTGGCTTCACCGACAGCGGTGAGGATGGCCATGAATTGAGAGTTCTGGTCGGTCATGAGTAGATATCCATGGTGTCGATAACATGCTCACGCGCACCCCAGGCCAGTGTGCCGCTGACCTCGATGTCGCGTGGTTGTGGTGGGTAGATGTCCAGCTCATCGCCGTCTGACAGGGCGATGCCGATGTGTTCTGTGCCGTGAACATCCAGGGCGATGGCCAGGCCTGTGATGTGGCGGCTTACCGGTTTGGCGTCGTCGATCAGCCAGACCAGCTCCTGATACATTTCTTCGGTGATGCCGGTTTCAAGTACGCCAATAAGCAACTGAAAGGTGCCGGGGGTGGCCGGGGGCGATTCTTCCCACCATTCTCGGACCTCAATCAAATAACCCAGCGGCTCGACCACCCGGCGCAGGGCTCCGATGGTGCCTTTGTGGGCATGGATGAAGTAGGCCGCTTTGATGGCTTCGCGCTTGGCGCGCTCTGGCCAGACCGATGACCAGCGGTCGACGGAATACGCCCAGGCCAGATAGGGCAGCAGCTCGACTGGGCAGGTGTCCGGGTTCCAGAGGTCGCGCAGGGGTACGGTTACCCGCTCGATCTGGGCCAGCGCCTGGGCGGCGTTGCGCTCCAGCTCGGTGGCGTTACCGGGCAGCAGGCAGGCGGGCATCAGTCGCCCCCTACGGTGACGCTGTAGCCAGTACAGAACGGGGCTTGCTGCAGGGTGGCGATGATATCGGCCCAGCCGGGCAGCTCAACACGGCGCACACCTTCGATATGC is a genomic window of Halopseudomonas phragmitis containing:
- a CDS encoding phage tail protein I; protein product: MPACLLPGNATELERNAAQALAQIERVTVPLRDLWNPDTCPVELLPYLAWAYSVDRWSSVWPERAKREAIKAAYFIHAHKGTIGALRRVVEPLGYLIEVREWWEESPPATPGTFQLLIGVLETGITEEMYQELVWLIDDAKPVSRHITGLAIALDVHGTEHIGIALSDGDELDIYPPQPRDIEVSGTLAWGAREHVIDTMDIYS